The Engystomops pustulosus chromosome 1, aEngPut4.maternal, whole genome shotgun sequence genome has a window encoding:
- the LOC140068846 gene encoding molybdopterin synthase sulfur carrier subunit-like → MSCEVLVLYFAKSSELAGVRCENLTLPQEVTSKELWEKIAALHPRLCTIKDQVVLAVRQEYVTIGDDVITLRTGDEVAVIPPISGG, encoded by the exons atgtcttgtgag gttttagTGCTGTATTTCGCCAAGAGCTCTGAACTAGCCGGTGTTCGTTGTGAAAACTTAACTCTACCCCAAGAGGTCACTTCCAAAGAACTGTGGGAGAAGATAGCCGCCCTGCACCCCAG GCTCTGTACTATTAAAGATCAGGTTGTCCTCGCTGTCCGCCAGGAATATGTCACCATTGGAGATGACGTCATAACGCTCCGTACCGGGGATGAGGTTGCAGTAATCCCTCCAATCAGTGGTGGCTAA
- the LOC140068746 gene encoding molybdopterin synthase catalytic subunit-like, with protein MDEGDGEPQDFIRICTEKLSTEEVSQLVLSPSCGAVSIFVGTTRNNFEGKKVVHLEYDAYVPMAEAEIKKILADIRKRWPSVKHMAVYHRLGLVPTTEASVVIAISSPHRDDSLDAVKFCINTLKATVPIWKKEVYEEDGSTWKENKECFWKKQ; from the exons ATGGATGAAGGTGACGGGGAACCCCAAGACTTCATTAGAATATGTACGGAGAAGCTTTCTACCGAGGAGGTGTCACAGTTGGTGCTTTCTCCAAGCTGTGGTGCTGTCTCCATATTTGTAG GGACAACAAGGAACAATTTTGAAGGGAAGAAAGTTGTACATCTGGAGTATGACGCCTACGTGCCCATGGCAGAAGCGGAAATTAAGAAAATCCTGGCTGATATCAGGAAGAGGTGGCCGTCTGTCAAGCACATGGCCGTGTATCATAGACTCGG TTTGGTCCCGACGACTGAGGCCAGCGTTGTCATTGCCATATCGTCACCGCACAGAGACGATTCCCTGGATGCTGTGAAGTTCTGTATAAACACATTAAAAGCCACAGTGCCTATATGGAAGAAG GAAGTTTATGAAGAAGATGGATCCACCTGGAAAGAAAATAAAGAATGTTTTTGGAAGAAGCAATAA